AATCAGGATGGAGTAGCCTTCACAGGGCCCTACATTTTGGTCATCTTGCGGTGGCTAGTATCCTTCTTCAATCTGGTGCCTCTATTACGTTGGAGGACTCTAAAGGTCGAACTCCAGTTGATCTCATATCTGGGCCTGTGTTGCAGGCAATTTGCAATGAACATAATTCAGGTATCCACTACTTTATTACGACATGTTCACTGGAGATCTTATTGTTATTCTAAAAATGAACGTAATAGTGCTTGGAAATAACTGCGACGTTGTCCATGACTTTAGTTGCTACAGAGGTGTATAGTTGGGGAAGTGGCACAAACTATCAACTTGGAACTGGGAATGAGCACATACAAAAATTACCACGCAAAGTTGACGCACTTCATGGTTCTTTAATCGTGTTGGTTTCTGCTGCAAAGTTCCATAGTGTAGCAGTCACTGCGCAAGGAGAAGTCTATACATGGGGATTTGGAAGGGGCGGCCGCCTTGGGCAACCTGATTTTGATATTCACAGGTATAATTACTAGTTCTACCTCATTTGCATGCAAACAGTTgtttaaatttgattataattccGAAGTCAATTCTCCAAATTTGAGCCATCTGATAATTTTGGCATATGCACTTCTACTGAACTTTGAATGGCCTATAACTTTTGTTTTAAATGGTTTCAACATATTGTCAAAAACTGAATTCTCTGCCTTGCACTTAgtgatatatatttatatgatcACTGATTCACATTTGCATGTTTGTAtacaaaaagcaaaataaatgaGAATGGGTTTTGTGTGCTTGCGAGTTTCACCTTCAAGACACAATTACAAATTGTTGAGGTGCAAACAGAAAGAAAGCTGACCTTTACACTGAGGTTGAAGTGCACTATATAAAGTAGAAATTGAATTTCTGTATATTTTCACTTGTGAGAATGGAAAGTTTCACTTGCAAAGTTTTTTCTCTTAGCTATTAAGGTTTTTTTGAAATCAACCAGATGTATATTATGATATTAGTGTATTCTTTACAGCGGTCAAGCTGCAGTTATCACACCCCGTCAGGTGACTTCTGGTTTAGGGTCCCGACGGGTGAGGGCAGTTGCAGCAGCTAAACATCACACTGTTGTTGCTACAGAGGGCGGGGAAGTGTTCACCTGGGGATCCAATAGAGGTAAATTATATGGGGAAGTTGGGTACATATGAATATAGAACTGGCTAAACAAATGATAATCATTGTCTATGTGAGACTTGCCTATCAGTTTCAATTGGAAGTTTGTGTTTGCGACAATGGTACAGGCGAATGATAAAGATGTTTCTTCTAGTTGTTGATGTGTTTCCCGACATTATTGATTCTTGAAGTATTTACTTTTTTCATATCATTTATGCAGAGGGTCAGCTTGGCTACACTTCTGTGGATACACAATCCACACCTCGCAGAGTGAGTTCTCTGAGGTCAAAGATTGTTGCTATAGCTGCAGCAAACAAACACACTGTTGTAGTTTCAGAGAGTGGTGAAGTTTTCACATGGGGCTGCAATAGGGAGGGTCAGCTTGGTTATGGCACATCGAACTCAGCATCAAACTACACACCAAGAGTGGTCGAATACTTGAAAGGCAAGGTTTTCACAGGGGTTTCGGCTGCGAAATATCACACAATCGTCTTAGGAGCTGATGGAGAGGTAACTTATAGCAGATTTATATTGTTGTAAGAACTAGAACAGATGCTTCGCCCAGTTACTTCAGCTTGATCATAAATACTTCTATGCCATTCAGCTTTACTAATATTAGTGTCCTACATTGTTGTTGTGTTAATATTGTTTGTGTTTGGTTGCTCAAATACTTTCCTGCTGTTTACTCTTAACTTTGGCCAAATCCTACATTTTATATCTGGGCAGGTATACACTTGGGGTCATCGACTTGTTACACCTCGACGTGTAGTCATTGCTAGAAACTTAAAGAAAAGTGGGAGCACCACTTTGAAGTTCCATCGCATGGAACGGCTTCATGTGGTTGCTGTTGCTGCAGGGATGGTACATAGCATGGCTCTTACAGAGGATGGTTCACTATTTTATTGGGTCTCCTCTGATCCTGATCTTAGATGCCAGCAGGTTTTATTTTCTCAGTGCCTCTGTTGATTTTTTCCTATCCTTGCAAGTGAAACATGTTACTTACTTTTcatccctattttttttttttttccaattctgTAGCTATTTTCGCTGTCTGGAAGAAATATAGTAAGCATTTCTTCAGGAAAGTATTGGACTGCGGCAGTTACAGCAACAGGTGATGTTTACACGTGGGATGGGAAGAAAGGTAAGGATAAGCCACCTATTGCGACCCAGTTACACGGTGTAAAGAGGGCTACCTCAGTTTCAGTTGGTGAAACACATCTATTGATTGTTGGTTCTCTGTATCATCCCGTCTATCCACCCAATGTGGTTAAGAGTCCTCATAAGCTAGAGCTGAATGTCAGGGATGAGTCAGAGGAGTTTGACgaggattttatttttgatgataTGGAGTCCAACAATCTGTCATCCACCATACAAAGAGATGATTCTGGGCGAAGACCCATTCCAAGCTTAAAAAGCCTCTGTGAAAAAGTGGCAGCAGAGTGTATGGTGGAGCCACGTAACGCTATACAACTGCTTGAAATTGCAGATTCACTTGGAGCAGATGATCTGAGAAAGCACTGTGAGGTATGCTCACATATGACCTGCTTAATTTGGGAGAACTTTTCCTAATTTTAAAGCTTCAAACGTACCTAACTTGTGTTCCTAAGTGGCTTTGTTGTGGAGAAgtcaattatgattttttttcctactatGCCCATACACAGCAAACAGCCTCTCTTTTCTCTCACATGTCTCAAGTATTGGTCTGCAGGTTTTTTAGTCTCATTTCCCTACTGCCATTTTGGCCCTCATGGTCACACAATTTATGGGAAGCCCATGTCTTCTTAAGTACTATTAGGACTGCtgttgtattttatttagtttttttgggGCGCCACCTGCCGTACTTCTCTTAGAAGATCATTTAATGGATTGAAAAAGACGTTATTGTGTGTTAGATCCATATTATCTTAAAAATCGTTTTAAAGATTGGCACTTGGTGCTGTTTATATGGTGTACACATTAAGCACGTTCTGTAGACTTTATTTGGGGGAGATAATTCTCTATCTGTTGTAACTTACTTATCCAAGCTGTTTACTTGTACGCAGGAGATTGCTATCCGCAACCTTGACTACATTTTTATGGTCTCATCACATGCTATTGGAACTGCCTCACCAGGCATTCTAGCTAACCTTGAAAATGTGTTGGACCAGAGATCATCTGAACCATGGAGTTACCGCCGGCTCCCAACTCCGACAGCCACTTTTCCTGCAATTATTAATAGTGAAGAAGATGATACTGAGAACGAGATTATAAGGACTCGTAACTCCCACACAAAGAAAAACACCTCAAAAAGCAAAAATGACCAAAGATTAGACTCTTTTCTACAACCCAAAGATAATCCCAATGAAGGCATCTGTAAACAAGTTCGAGCTTTGAGGAAAAAGTTGCAGCAGATTGAGATGCTTGAAGAAAAGCAGTCTAGTGGGCATCATCTTGATGACCAACAAATTGCAAAGCTTCAAACCAAGTCTGCCCTTGAGAGCGAGCTTGCCGAGCTTGGTGTTCCAGTTACACCACTGGCTAAAGCATCATCTTCAGTTTCACCGGATGGTAAAGGCAACAAAAAGACTCAGACGAAAAAACAGCGGAGAAAGAGCGCACAGAGGGTCTCGCAAGTGGAGACTGCATCTGGTTTTTCTGGCACTGAAGTCATTCCAAACTCTACGAAGGATTTCTTGGGTGTTGAACGTTTTCAGGTTTCCAAGAATAAGGTTAGCTTTTTAACCATTATAACACTCCTTTGCTTTGAATAGCTAATTGATTGCACCATTCTCCCAATTTTTAACTGATGAAAGACTTGGTGCTAGTTGATTATGGATTCACAAAAATATCTTGTAAGGAGTCGTTGGGAGCATTTTTTATGCAGCTGAAAGCTAATATTACCGTGTTTGTGGGCTTAAGTGGTAGGTTGCTTATGGGTACACAAATTTTTGATAATGAGTGTTCATAAGAAATTCAAGATTCTGCTCCAGCCAAATTTTGTAAAATCATTATGTTAATTTGTTTGTGCATGcatactttttaaataaatctaGGTTTACTGGAGGGAAGCTTGAATCAGGTAGGAACATTTCTTGACTTCTTGTAGAAATTAGTGCTTCTAGGATTATTTTATGCATTCATATGTGTGTCCCGTGCAACCCTAGTAATTTGCTGAAAATCTCCAACCTGCACAAAATTGGCTTGCGCATGCTCATGCTCATGCGTTCTT
Above is a genomic segment from Corylus avellana chromosome ca9, CavTom2PMs-1.0 containing:
- the LOC132162567 gene encoding uncharacterized protein LOC132162567 isoform X1, with translation MEALVSAQGQKQNLQTAGRKSLLSGPQKDLWLVVQEGLFADVDLALALLKKNGGNINARNVFGLTPLHIATWRNHIPTVRRLLAAGADPDARDGESGWSSLHRALHFGHLAVASILLQSGASITLEDSKGRTPVDLISGPVLQAICNEHNSVATEVYSWGSGTNYQLGTGNEHIQKLPRKVDALHGSLIVLVSAAKFHSVAVTAQGEVYTWGFGRGGRLGQPDFDIHSGQAAVITPRQVTSGLGSRRVRAVAAAKHHTVVATEGGEVFTWGSNREGQLGYTSVDTQSTPRRVSSLRSKIVAIAAANKHTVVVSESGEVFTWGCNREGQLGYGTSNSASNYTPRVVEYLKGKVFTGVSAAKYHTIVLGADGEVYTWGHRLVTPRRVVIARNLKKSGSTTLKFHRMERLHVVAVAAGMVHSMALTEDGSLFYWVSSDPDLRCQQLFSLSGRNIVSISSGKYWTAAVTATGDVYTWDGKKGKDKPPIATQLHGVKRATSVSVGETHLLIVGSLYHPVYPPNVVKSPHKLELNVRDESEEFDEDFIFDDMESNNLSSTIQRDDSGRRPIPSLKSLCEKVAAECMVEPRNAIQLLEIADSLGADDLRKHCEEIAIRNLDYIFMVSSHAIGTASPGILANLENVLDQRSSEPWSYRRLPTPTATFPAIINSEEDDTENEIIRTRNSHTKKNTSKSKNDQRLDSFLQPKDNPNEGICKQVRALRKKLQQIEMLEEKQSSGHHLDDQQIAKLQTKSALESELAELGVPVTPLAKASSSVSPDGKGNKKTQTKKQRRKSAQRVSQVETASGFSGTEVIPNSTKDFLGVERFQVSKNKEGGVMCEEIVASQAAKESTFHVQDSLVLAKNKNFVPTSSKKKNKKGGLSMFLSGALDDTPKDVAPPPATPRSEGPAWGGTIVSKGHTSLREIQDEQSKIKVNKPPSSKDQVEDLSDSRSDGKLLLSSFLTSKPIPVVVLACASQMSDGEKSTPPWAASGTPPHLSRPSLRDIQKQQEGKQQQILSHSPKTRMTGFSVASSQGSPSDSPGLNRWFKPEVDTPSSIRSIQIEEKAIKDLKRFYSSVKIVKNQS
- the LOC132162567 gene encoding uncharacterized protein LOC132162567 isoform X2; translated protein: MEALVSAQGQKQNLQTAGRKSLLSGPQKDLWLVVQEGLFADVDLALALLKKNGGNINARNVFGLTPLHIATWRNHIPTVRRLLAAGADPDARDGESGWSSLHRALHFGHLAVASILLQSGASITLEDSKGRTPVDLISGPVLQAICNEHNSEVYSWGSGTNYQLGTGNEHIQKLPRKVDALHGSLIVLVSAAKFHSVAVTAQGEVYTWGFGRGGRLGQPDFDIHSGQAAVITPRQVTSGLGSRRVRAVAAAKHHTVVATEGGEVFTWGSNREGQLGYTSVDTQSTPRRVSSLRSKIVAIAAANKHTVVVSESGEVFTWGCNREGQLGYGTSNSASNYTPRVVEYLKGKVFTGVSAAKYHTIVLGADGEVYTWGHRLVTPRRVVIARNLKKSGSTTLKFHRMERLHVVAVAAGMVHSMALTEDGSLFYWVSSDPDLRCQQLFSLSGRNIVSISSGKYWTAAVTATGDVYTWDGKKGKDKPPIATQLHGVKRATSVSVGETHLLIVGSLYHPVYPPNVVKSPHKLELNVRDESEEFDEDFIFDDMESNNLSSTIQRDDSGRRPIPSLKSLCEKVAAECMVEPRNAIQLLEIADSLGADDLRKHCEEIAIRNLDYIFMVSSHAIGTASPGILANLENVLDQRSSEPWSYRRLPTPTATFPAIINSEEDDTENEIIRTRNSHTKKNTSKSKNDQRLDSFLQPKDNPNEGICKQVRALRKKLQQIEMLEEKQSSGHHLDDQQIAKLQTKSALESELAELGVPVTPLAKASSSVSPDGKGNKKTQTKKQRRKSAQRVSQVETASGFSGTEVIPNSTKDFLGVERFQVSKNKEGGVMCEEIVASQAAKESTFHVQDSLVLAKNKNFVPTSSKKKNKKGGLSMFLSGALDDTPKDVAPPPATPRSEGPAWGGTIVSKGHTSLREIQDEQSKIKVNKPPSSKDQVEDLSDSRSDGKLLLSSFLTSKPIPVVVLACASQMSDGEKSTPPWAASGTPPHLSRPSLRDIQKQQEGKQQQILSHSPKTRMTGFSVASSQGSPSDSPGLNRWFKPEVDTPSSIRSIQIEEKAIKDLKRFYSSVKIVKNQS